One part of the Solanum dulcamara chromosome 3, daSolDulc1.2, whole genome shotgun sequence genome encodes these proteins:
- the LOC129882237 gene encoding uncharacterized protein At3g17950-like — protein sequence MAQQEEGWPLGLQPLNVRNLGSISFNTLITASPSSSSHSSSDLDTESTASFFHDKSITLGSLIGITSILEFSRRSTRRRTIVETKIRDNNNNKNLTNSNNKSRTWLFSLCSKLNTDAVNMNDINSAPSLGHFLEEERKAAANNNYGLDDFNQLSNQHSNVNNNSLFIDSQIAPPSHLHDDESRKGLFEQDGHHGSPLIFSCLCGHLVH from the exons ATGGCTCAACAG GAAGAAGGTTGGCCACTTGGGCTTCAACCATTAAATGTGAGAAATCTTGGATCAATTTCATTCAATACTTTGATCActgcttctccttcttcttcatctcaTTCTTCTTCTGATCTTGATACTGAG TCTACTGCTTCATTCTTTCATGACAAAAGCATAACTCTAGGAAGCCTCATTGGAATTACAAGCATTCTAGAGTTTTCAAGAAgatcaacaagaagaagaacaatAGTAGAAACCAAAATAAgggacaacaacaacaacaagaatctTACTAATAGTAACAACAAATCAAGAACTTGGTTATTTTCACTTTGCTCAAAACTAAATACTGATGCAGTGAACATGAATGACATTAATTCTGCCCCATCTTTAGGCCATTTTCttgaagaagagagaaaagcagctgcaaataataattatggacttgatgattttaatcaattatcaaatcaacaTTCAAATGTGAACAATAATTCATTGTTCATTGATAGCCAAATTGCTCCTCCTTCTCATCTTCATGATGATGAGTCAAGAAAAGGGCTATTCGAGCAAGATGGTCATCATGGAAgtcctttaattttttcatgtttatgtgGACATTTAGTTCATTGA